The following is a genomic window from Desulfovibrio sp. Huiquan2017.
CTTGCGGAGTCGTGTCGCTTAGAGGTCGGTGTGGTGATCCGGACCGGACGGGTTGGTCTCGTCGGGCAGGGGCTCATTGCAGTCCTTGCAGGGCAGGATCAGGTTGAGGACCACGCCGATGATGCCGGCCAGGCCGATGCCGCCGAGCTTGACCACGATCAGGTCGAAGTTCATGCCGCCGATGCCGAAGACCAGGATGATGGCCACGATGGCCAGATTGCGCGGCAGCATCAGGTCGTTGCCCGCGCGCACCAGGGTGTTGATGCCGATGACGGTGATGGCGCCGAAGAGCAGGATCATGATGCCGCCCATGACCGGCACCGGGATGGTGTTCAGGAACGCCCCGAGCTTGCCCACGAAGGCCAGGATGATGGCGGTGATGGCCGCCCAGGTCATGATCCCCGGATTGAAGGAGCGGGTCAGGGCCACGGCGCCCGAGACTTCGGAATAGGTGGTGTTCGGCGGGCCGCCCAGGAAAGCCGCCAGGGAAGTGGCCAGGCCGTCGCCGAGCAGGGTGTTCTGGATGCCGGGATCCTTGACGTAGTCCTTGCCGGAGATGCCGCCGATGGCCAGGATGTCGCCGAAGTGTTCGATGGCCGGGGCGATGGCCACGGGCACAATGAACAGGATAGCTTCCAGGTTCCAGGTGGGAAGCACGAACTTGGGTATTTCCAGGATCGGGGCCTCGCTGATCTTGGCGAAGTTGATCAGGGCCGGGGCGGTCCAGTTCTGGAGCTGGCCCGGATCGAAGACGGCCTGCTGGGCCGCGGTGAAGCCGGTCAGGTCCAGGACGAGGGAGGTCGCGTAGCCCACGGCGATGCCGAGCATGATCGGGATGAGCTTGATCCAGCCCTTGCCCAGCAGAGAGGTGAAGATGGTGGTCAGCAGGGCCACGCCCGCGATGATCATGGCCGTGGTGTTGGGCACCAGCCAGGCGCCGCCGTCGCCGGTGCGGCCCATGGCCATGTGCACGGCGGTGGGGGCCAGGATGAGGCCGATGACCATGATTACCGGTCCCGTGACCACGGGCGGCAGCACGCGGCGGAGCATACCGGAACCGTAGATGCGGATCAGAAAGCTCAGGATAACGTAGAGCAGGCCCGCGCCCACCAGGCCGCACATGGTGGACGGGATGCCCCAGGTCTGCACACCGTAGATGATCGGGGCGATGAAGGCGAAGCTGGATGCCAGGAAGACCGGGACTTTGCCTCGGGTGATGACCTGAAATAGCAGGGTGCCCGCGCCCGCCGTGAACAGGGCCACGTTCGGGTCCAGCCCGGTCAGCAGCGGCACCAGGACCAGCGCGCCGAATGCCACGAAGAGCATCTGCGCGCCGAGCAGCGCGTCCTTGGGTTTGAAATTGTACTCGGTGGAATGCACATCACTCATGTTTGCCGACTCCTCTCTCTTGGTTGCGGAGCCCCCCGACTCCAATGTTGTTCCGCTGGGCTCAAAAAAAGGCACGCTGTGCAGCGTGCCCCTTACCTACTTGGTACCGAATATCTTGTCCCCCGCGTCTCCGAGACCGGGGATGATATAACCTACGTCGTTGAGCTTTTCGTCCACCGCCGCGGTGTAGATGTCCACATCGGGGTGCTCGCTCAGGATACGGTCGATGCCCTCGGGGGCGGCGCACAGGAACAGGCCGCGAATGGACTTGCAGCCCGCTTTCTTGAGCAGCTTGATGGTCGCGTTCAGGGTGCCGCCGGTGGCCAGCATGGGGTCGAGGATGAGCGCCATGCGCTCCTCGATGTTCTTGGCCAGCTTGACGTAGTACTGGACGGGTTCGAGCGTTTCCTCGTTGCGGTAGAAGCCGACCACGGACGCCTTGGCGCCGGGAATCATGTCGAAGACGCCGTCCATCATGCCGAGGCCGGCGCGCAGGATGGGCACCACGGTGACCTTCTTGCCCTTGATGCTGTCCACCTCGACCTTGCCAGCCCAGCCCTTGATGATTCTCTTCTCGGTTTCGAAATCCTTGGTGGCTTCATAGGTCAGGAGCCGGGTGATTTCATTGGCCAGGGTCCGGAAGTGACTGGTGGAAATGTCGTGCTGACGGAGCAGACCAACCTTGTGCCGGATCAGCGGGTGGTCAACCAGGTGTAAGGCCATCTTTGCCTCTCTTTGGGTTTTGATAATATCTAAGAAAGTTTCAATTGCGCAAAATTTCTTCTTCCTAAGCTGATGCCGGAGGCCGGTCAAGAGCCAATTTTGTAAACAGTGAGTACATAAAACCAATTTGAATTTTACTTTCCAATGATTCCCGGTATATCTCTTTAATCATGACGAACGAAAAATCCGAACAGCAGTGGGAACGGACCATTTCCCTGGCCGACGCGGGCACTCGCCTGGACAAGTTCTGGGGGCGCGAACTGGCCGGGGAGGGCATTTCCCGGGGGCGGGTCAAGGGTTGGATCGAGTCCGGCCTGGCTCTGGTGGACGGCGAGGTGGAGGCCAAGGGCAACCGGAAGCTGGCCCAGGGCCAGGTGGCGGTCATCCAGGCCCTTGGGCCCGAAGCCGGTGCCGGGGCGCGGGTTGCCCCGCCCGAGCCGGTCAGGGGCGACCTTGAGGCCGTGTACGAGGACGAGCATATGCTCATGGTCGTCAAGCCCGCCGGGCTGACCGTGCACCCCGCGCCCGGCGAACCCGGCCCCACCCTGGTCAATCTCTTGATTCATCAATGGCCGGACATCGCGGCGGAGAACAGCGGCATGGATCCGCAACGGCCCGGCATCGTCCACCGGCTGGACAAGGACACCTCCGGGCTCATGGCCGTGGCCCGGACCGAGGCTGCCCGGCTGGCCTTGTCCGCGAGCTTCGCCGAACACGCGACCTTCAAGGTCTATCTGGCCCTGGTCCATGGGCGTCCCGAGCCCGCTCAAGGCGTCATCGACGCTCCCCTGGGCCGCCATCCGAATCACAAGACCCTCATGGCCGTGCTGCACAAGGGTGGGCGCGAAGCGCGCAGCGACTACCGCGTGCTCTGGACCGGCCCGCGCGGCCTGGCCTCCCTGGTTGCCGTGCGCATCCACACCGGCCGGACCCACCAGATTCGCGTGCACATGGCCCACATCGGCCATCCTCTGCTCGGGGATTCCGCCTATGGCCCGCGCGAGAACGCCGAATGGTCGCGGCGGCCCGACCGGCTGGCCGGGCTGGCTCCACGCCAGATGCTCCACGCCTTCTACCTGTCCGTGCCCCATCCCGTGACGGGCGAGCCGGTGACCCGCTGGCAGGCGCCGCCCGAGGATTTCCGCGCATTGCTTGCCGGGCTGACCCGCGAATGCCTGCGAGTGGGCATCGTGGGCATGCCGGGCGGCGGCAAATCCGCCCTGCTCGGGGCTCTGCGCGAATTGGGCCGGCCCTGTTTCTCGGCCGACGGATGCGTGGGCGAACTGTATGGTCCGGGAGGCGACGGCGCGGCCATGATCCGGCAGCGGTTCGGCGGGCAGTATACCCTGGACGACGGCAGCGTTGACAAGCCCGGACTGTTCGCGGCCATGCGCGCGTCCGAGGCCGTGCGCCGGGAGGTCATGG
Proteins encoded in this region:
- a CDS encoding dephospho-CoA kinase — translated: MTNEKSEQQWERTISLADAGTRLDKFWGRELAGEGISRGRVKGWIESGLALVDGEVEAKGNRKLAQGQVAVIQALGPEAGAGARVAPPEPVRGDLEAVYEDEHMLMVVKPAGLTVHPAPGEPGPTLVNLLIHQWPDIAAENSGMDPQRPGIVHRLDKDTSGLMAVARTEAARLALSASFAEHATFKVYLALVHGRPEPAQGVIDAPLGRHPNHKTLMAVLHKGGREARSDYRVLWTGPRGLASLVAVRIHTGRTHQIRVHMAHIGHPLLGDSAYGPRENAEWSRRPDRLAGLAPRQMLHAFYLSVPHPVTGEPVTRWQAPPEDFRALLAGLTRECLRVGIVGMPGGGKSALLGALRELGRPCFSADGCVGELYGPGGDGAAMIRQRFGGQYTLDDGSVDKPGLFAAMRASEAVRREVMDMVHPMVRHCCEEFFKCHRDEPVAYAEVPLLLEGGWHKTGAVDLVAGVRCPESKRTGELRELRRLPPETLAVFDSWQWPEADKLAACDLVVDNDRGLAELAEGARRLDRAAMTARERRDREFSDWMGALWPELAAELDAARNSA
- a CDS encoding uracil-xanthine permease family protein; the protein is MSDVHSTEYNFKPKDALLGAQMLFVAFGALVLVPLLTGLDPNVALFTAGAGTLLFQVITRGKVPVFLASSFAFIAPIIYGVQTWGIPSTMCGLVGAGLLYVILSFLIRIYGSGMLRRVLPPVVTGPVIMVIGLILAPTAVHMAMGRTGDGGAWLVPNTTAMIIAGVALLTTIFTSLLGKGWIKLIPIMLGIAVGYATSLVLDLTGFTAAQQAVFDPGQLQNWTAPALINFAKISEAPILEIPKFVLPTWNLEAILFIVPVAIAPAIEHFGDILAIGGISGKDYVKDPGIQNTLLGDGLATSLAAFLGGPPNTTYSEVSGAVALTRSFNPGIMTWAAITAIILAFVGKLGAFLNTIPVPVMGGIMILLFGAITVIGINTLVRAGNDLMLPRNLAIVAIILVFGIGGMNFDLIVVKLGGIGLAGIIGVVLNLILPCKDCNEPLPDETNPSGPDHHTDL
- the upp gene encoding uracil phosphoribosyltransferase, with amino-acid sequence MALHLVDHPLIRHKVGLLRQHDISTSHFRTLANEITRLLTYEATKDFETEKRIIKGWAGKVEVDSIKGKKVTVVPILRAGLGMMDGVFDMIPGAKASVVGFYRNEETLEPVQYYVKLAKNIEERMALILDPMLATGGTLNATIKLLKKAGCKSIRGLFLCAAPEGIDRILSEHPDVDIYTAAVDEKLNDVGYIIPGLGDAGDKIFGTK